From Stigmatopora argus isolate UIUO_Sarg chromosome 14, RoL_Sarg_1.0, whole genome shotgun sequence, the proteins below share one genomic window:
- the dnajc7 gene encoding dnaJ homolog subfamily C member 7 isoform X1: MHFKMAAERCATVNMDPDIELLSDDELEREADGYKEQGNAFYIQKDYAEAFNYYTRAIDMCPKNASYYGNRAATLMMLSRYREALEDSQRAVRLDQSFTKGHLREGKCHLSLGNAMAASRCFQKVLELDPDNGQAQPELRSAESILEYERMAEMGFDKRDYRMVVFCMDRALESASACHRFKILKAECLALLGRYPEAQSVASDILRMDSTNADALYVRGLCLYYEDCIDKAVQFFVQALRMAPDHEKARLACRNAKALKAKKEEGNKAFKEGRFDAAYVLYSEALTIDPNNIKTNAKLYCNRATVGSKLKKVEQAIEDCTKAIKLDDSYIKAYLRRAQCCMETEQYEEAVRDYEKVYQTEKTKEHKQLLKQAQLELKKSKRNDYYKVLGVDKSASEEEIKKAYRKRALLHHPDRHSGAAAEVQKEEEKKFKEVGEAFSVLSDPKKKSRYDSGQDLEDEGMNMGDFDANNIFKAFFGGPGGFSFEAAGPGNFFFQFG, translated from the exons GGAAGCAGATGGCTACAAAGAGCAAGGCAACGCCTTCTACATCCAGAAGGATTACGCCGAAGCCTTCAATTACTATACCAGGGCCATCG ACATGTGCCCGAAGAACGCCAGTTACTACGGCAACCGAGCGGCCACGCTGATGATGCTGTCCCGATACCGCGAGGCTTTGGAGGATTCCCAGCGAGCGGTGCGGCTGGACCAGTCCTTTACCAAG GGCCACCTGCGAGAGGGCAAGTGCCACCTGTCCCTGGGCAACGCCATGGCGGCCTCGCGCTGCTTCCAGAAGGTTCTGGAGCTGGATCCCGACAACGGCCAAGCCCAACCGGAG CTCAGGAGCGCCGAGTCCATCCTGGAGTACGAGCGCATGGCCGAGATGGGCTTCGACAAGCGCGACTACCGCATG GTGGTCTTCTGCATGGACCGAGCCCTGGAGTCGGCCTCGGCCTGCCACCGCTTCAAGATCCTGAAAGCCGAGTGCTTGGCCCTGCTGGGCCGCTACCCCGAGGCTCAGTCCGTGGCCAG CGACATTTTAAGAATGGACTCCACCAACGCGGACGCGCTGTACGTGCGCGGCCTTTGCCTTTACTACGAGGACTGCATCGACAAGGCGGTCCAGTTCTTCGTGCAGGCCCTGCGCATGGCCCCGGACCACGAGAAAGCGCGCCTGGCTTGTAGA AACGCCAAAGCGCTGAAGGCCAAGAAGGAGGAGGGCAACAAGGCCTTTAAAGAGGGCCGCTTCGACGCCGCCTACGTGCTCTACTCTGAGGCGCTGACCATAGACCCCAACAACATCAAGACCAACGCCAAGCTCTACTGTAACAGAGCCACCGTGGGATCCAAG CTGAAGAAAGTGGAACAGGCCATCGAAGACTGCACCAAGGCCATCAAGCTGGACGATAGCTACATCAAGGCCTACTTGCGGCGAGCGCAATG CTGCATGGAGACGGAGCAGTACGAAGAGGCCGTTCGCGACTACGAGAAGGTCTACCAGACAGAGAAGACCAAAG AGCACAAGCAGTTGCTAAAACAGGCGCAGCTGGAGCTGAAGAAGAGCAAGCGCAACGACTACTATAAGGTGCTGGGCGTCGACAAGAGCGCCAGCGAGGAGGAGATCAAGAAGGCCTACCGCAAACGGGCGCTCCTCCATCACCCAG ATCGCCACAgcggcgccgccgccgaggTGCAAAAggaagaggagaagaaattCAAGGAAGTGGGCGAGGCCTTCAGCGTGCTGTCGGACCCCAAGAAGAAGTCGCGCTACGACAGCGGACAGGACCTGGAGGACGAGGGCATGAACATGGGCG ATTTCGATGccaacaatattttcaaggcCTTCTTCGGCGGTCCGGGAGGATTTAGCTTTGAAG CGGCCGGACCGGGAAATTTCTTCTTCCAGTTCGGTTAA
- the dnajc7 gene encoding dnaJ homolog subfamily C member 7 isoform X2, translating into MATAPKSTLKVLGAARKKQIREADGYKEQGNAFYIQKDYAEAFNYYTRAIDMCPKNASYYGNRAATLMMLSRYREALEDSQRAVRLDQSFTKGHLREGKCHLSLGNAMAASRCFQKVLELDPDNGQAQPELRSAESILEYERMAEMGFDKRDYRMVVFCMDRALESASACHRFKILKAECLALLGRYPEAQSVASDILRMDSTNADALYVRGLCLYYEDCIDKAVQFFVQALRMAPDHEKARLACRNAKALKAKKEEGNKAFKEGRFDAAYVLYSEALTIDPNNIKTNAKLYCNRATVGSKLKKVEQAIEDCTKAIKLDDSYIKAYLRRAQCCMETEQYEEAVRDYEKVYQTEKTKEHKQLLKQAQLELKKSKRNDYYKVLGVDKSASEEEIKKAYRKRALLHHPDRHSGAAAEVQKEEEKKFKEVGEAFSVLSDPKKKSRYDSGQDLEDEGMNMGDFDANNIFKAFFGGPGGFSFEAAGPGNFFFQFG; encoded by the exons GGAAGCAGATGGCTACAAAGAGCAAGGCAACGCCTTCTACATCCAGAAGGATTACGCCGAAGCCTTCAATTACTATACCAGGGCCATCG ACATGTGCCCGAAGAACGCCAGTTACTACGGCAACCGAGCGGCCACGCTGATGATGCTGTCCCGATACCGCGAGGCTTTGGAGGATTCCCAGCGAGCGGTGCGGCTGGACCAGTCCTTTACCAAG GGCCACCTGCGAGAGGGCAAGTGCCACCTGTCCCTGGGCAACGCCATGGCGGCCTCGCGCTGCTTCCAGAAGGTTCTGGAGCTGGATCCCGACAACGGCCAAGCCCAACCGGAG CTCAGGAGCGCCGAGTCCATCCTGGAGTACGAGCGCATGGCCGAGATGGGCTTCGACAAGCGCGACTACCGCATG GTGGTCTTCTGCATGGACCGAGCCCTGGAGTCGGCCTCGGCCTGCCACCGCTTCAAGATCCTGAAAGCCGAGTGCTTGGCCCTGCTGGGCCGCTACCCCGAGGCTCAGTCCGTGGCCAG CGACATTTTAAGAATGGACTCCACCAACGCGGACGCGCTGTACGTGCGCGGCCTTTGCCTTTACTACGAGGACTGCATCGACAAGGCGGTCCAGTTCTTCGTGCAGGCCCTGCGCATGGCCCCGGACCACGAGAAAGCGCGCCTGGCTTGTAGA AACGCCAAAGCGCTGAAGGCCAAGAAGGAGGAGGGCAACAAGGCCTTTAAAGAGGGCCGCTTCGACGCCGCCTACGTGCTCTACTCTGAGGCGCTGACCATAGACCCCAACAACATCAAGACCAACGCCAAGCTCTACTGTAACAGAGCCACCGTGGGATCCAAG CTGAAGAAAGTGGAACAGGCCATCGAAGACTGCACCAAGGCCATCAAGCTGGACGATAGCTACATCAAGGCCTACTTGCGGCGAGCGCAATG CTGCATGGAGACGGAGCAGTACGAAGAGGCCGTTCGCGACTACGAGAAGGTCTACCAGACAGAGAAGACCAAAG AGCACAAGCAGTTGCTAAAACAGGCGCAGCTGGAGCTGAAGAAGAGCAAGCGCAACGACTACTATAAGGTGCTGGGCGTCGACAAGAGCGCCAGCGAGGAGGAGATCAAGAAGGCCTACCGCAAACGGGCGCTCCTCCATCACCCAG ATCGCCACAgcggcgccgccgccgaggTGCAAAAggaagaggagaagaaattCAAGGAAGTGGGCGAGGCCTTCAGCGTGCTGTCGGACCCCAAGAAGAAGTCGCGCTACGACAGCGGACAGGACCTGGAGGACGAGGGCATGAACATGGGCG ATTTCGATGccaacaatattttcaaggcCTTCTTCGGCGGTCCGGGAGGATTTAGCTTTGAAG CGGCCGGACCGGGAAATTTCTTCTTCCAGTTCGGTTAA